From a single Flavobacterium sp. genomic region:
- a CDS encoding glucosaminidase domain-containing protein: MKTKVTLFFLTLLVVSCSSSRPVVRTTSKTKVITNKKTVTQPKTVTKPTVTNSSSVTKAITNSEVSLDATSNVKTYTEEIKLYVENFKEIAQNNMKNYGIPASITLAQGILESGAGKGKLAQTANNHFGIKCHTGWTGESVRHDDDAEQECFRKYQHPSESYRDHSLFLTSRPRYSNLFKLDKGDYESWAKGLKAAGYATDVKYPDKLIGLIERFELYSFDNEVLNREFVPIKKDIVAIKNSDFYTIQKGDTLFSLSRKFNLTVEDLMKLNNMSDVAIAIGQQIKIK, encoded by the coding sequence ATGAAAACTAAAGTAACTCTTTTCTTTTTAACTCTTTTAGTAGTGAGTTGTTCAAGTTCTCGACCAGTGGTTAGAACAACATCAAAAACTAAAGTTATAACTAATAAAAAGACGGTTACACAACCTAAAACAGTTACAAAGCCTACTGTTACAAATTCCTCTTCAGTTACTAAGGCTATAACCAATTCGGAGGTTAGTTTAGATGCAACTTCTAATGTTAAAACCTACACTGAAGAAATTAAATTATATGTAGAAAATTTTAAAGAAATTGCTCAAAATAACATGAAAAATTACGGAATTCCAGCAAGTATTACTTTAGCTCAAGGAATTTTAGAATCAGGGGCAGGAAAAGGGAAATTAGCACAAACCGCTAATAATCATTTTGGAATAAAATGTCACACTGGTTGGACAGGAGAGAGTGTACGTCATGATGATGATGCAGAGCAGGAATGTTTTAGAAAGTATCAACATCCGTCAGAATCGTATAGAGATCATTCTTTATTTTTAACTTCAAGACCTCGTTATTCGAATTTATTTAAATTAGATAAAGGAGATTATGAATCTTGGGCAAAGGGGCTTAAAGCTGCAGGTTATGCAACAGATGTAAAATATCCAGACAAGTTGATAGGATTAATAGAACGTTTTGAATTGTATAGTTTTGATAATGAGGTTTTAAATAGAGAATTTGTCCCAATTAAAAAAGATATTGTTGCAATTAAAAATAGTGATTTTTATACGATTCAAAAAGGAGATACATTATTTTCTCTTTCAAGAAAATTTAATCTCACCGTAGAGGATTTGATGAAATTAAATAATATGTCTGATGTTGCAATTGCAATTGGGCAACAAATAAAAATTAAATAA
- the hemL gene encoding glutamate-1-semialdehyde 2,1-aminomutase: MLYKRSSELFVEANKVIPGGVNSPVRAFKGVGGTPIFVKEAKGAYLYDVDGNKLIDYINSWGPMILGHAYEPVVNAVIEKAKKGTSFGMPTELETQIAQLAVAMVPNIDKIRFVNSGTEACMSAIRLARGYTKRDKIIKFSGCYHGHSDSFLIAAGSGLSTFGVPNSPGVTQGTAKDTLLAAYNDIENVRSLFEANKNEIAAIIIEPVAGNMGCIPPKKGFLEALKAVCVEQGALLIFDEVMTGFRLSKGGAQELYGIQADIVCFGKVIGGGLPVGAFAAREEIMNYLAPLGPVYQAGTLSGNPLAMAAGLEMLKALNSDSEIFNRLEEKTAYLENGIQNALTQEGIAFTVNRVGSMISVHFDANPVYDFSTAKNGDNETFKKFFHGLLKRGVYIAPSAYETWFITDALTYEDLDFTINAIKEVAKEL, translated from the coding sequence ATGTTGTATAAAAGAAGTAGCGAATTATTTGTAGAAGCAAATAAAGTAATACCAGGGGGAGTAAATTCTCCAGTAAGAGCTTTTAAAGGGGTAGGAGGAACACCAATTTTCGTAAAAGAAGCAAAAGGTGCTTATTTGTATGATGTGGATGGAAATAAATTAATTGATTATATTAATTCTTGGGGTCCAATGATTTTAGGTCATGCCTATGAACCTGTTGTTAATGCTGTTATAGAAAAAGCAAAAAAAGGGACTTCATTTGGGATGCCAACTGAGTTAGAAACTCAAATTGCTCAATTAGCAGTTGCAATGGTGCCAAATATAGATAAAATTAGATTTGTAAATTCTGGGACTGAAGCTTGTATGAGTGCGATACGATTGGCTAGAGGTTATACCAAGCGTGATAAAATTATAAAATTTTCAGGTTGTTATCATGGACATTCTGATTCGTTTTTAATTGCAGCTGGAAGCGGACTAAGTACTTTTGGAGTTCCAAATAGTCCAGGAGTAACTCAAGGTACAGCAAAAGACACACTCTTAGCTGCTTATAATGATATTGAAAATGTTAGGTCTTTATTTGAAGCTAATAAAAATGAAATTGCAGCAATTATTATTGAGCCAGTAGCAGGAAACATGGGTTGTATTCCTCCAAAAAAGGGCTTTTTAGAAGCCTTGAAGGCAGTTTGTGTAGAACAAGGGGCATTGTTAATTTTTGACGAAGTAATGACGGGATTTCGATTGTCTAAAGGTGGTGCTCAAGAATTATATGGAATTCAGGCTGATATTGTTTGTTTTGGAAAAGTAATTGGAGGTGGTTTGCCTGTTGGGGCATTTGCAGCTCGAGAAGAAATTATGAATTATTTAGCCCCACTAGGGCCTGTTTATCAAGCAGGAACCTTATCAGGTAATCCTTTGGCTATGGCTGCAGGATTAGAAATGTTAAAAGCACTGAATTCAGATTCTGAAATTTTTAATCGCTTGGAAGAAAAAACAGCTTATTTAGAAAATGGAATTCAAAATGCGCTAACACAAGAAGGGATTGCTTTTACAGTTAATAGAGTTGGTTCTATGATTTCAGTTCATTTTGATGCCAATCCAGTTTATGATTTTTCAACGGCAAAAAATGGTGATAATGAAACCTTTAAGAAGTTTTTTCACGGATTGTTAAAACGAGGGGTTTATATTGCTCCATCTGCATATGAAACATGGTTTATAACAGATGCTTTAACTTATGAAGATTTGGATTTCACAATTAATGCAATTAAAGAGGTTGCAAAAGAATTATAA